CCAATTTGGCCGCGTCTCGTCCCGCGATGACGACCTGAGCTCCTTCTTCGAGGAAGCGTTTTGCCGTTGCCAGGCCCACGCCGCTGCCGCCACCTGTTACAACCGCCACTCTGTTTTTAAGATTTTGCATGTTTTCCTTCACTTGAAGTCGAGCGTTTCGCGCTCTTTGATTGTCTTCGTGATAGAATATGGAATAGGCCTTACATCTATCGAGGAAGTGGAATGAACGCGGAATTGCGAAGACGGACCGACGACCTGTGCAACAATTTGACGCAGCTACGGGACTCTCTTTGACATCGCCGCCAAGATCCGGGATCGCGATGCCCTGAATGCCAAGATGGGGGAAGCGAACTTCTGGGATAGTCCTACCCAGGCCCAAAAAACCATTCAACAGTTGAAGCCGTTGAACGGGCTGATTAAACCCTACGAAGAATTGACTGCCTCGATCGGCGATCTGCAGGCTTTTGCCGAACTCTGCCAGGAAGACGAGACTCTCGAGACCGATTGGTTGAAAGAAATCGAGCGAGTCGAAAAGCTGTACGGCAATTTCGAACTTCAAGCGATGATGAGCGGCAAGCACGATGCCAGCAATGCTATTGTGCACATCCAGGCCGGCGCCGGGGGAACCGATGCATGCGACTGGGCTCAGATTATGTTGCGAATGTATACCCGCTGGGCCGAATCGCACGGTTTCAAAGTTGAGCTGCAAGACCAGGTGGAAAACATCGAAGCCGGTTTGCAGTCCTGCACTTTCCGTGTAGTTGGCGATTACGCCTATGGCTACCTCCAGAGCGAACTGGGTGTGCATCGTCTGGTCCGCATCAGTCCTTTCGGTAGCGGCGATACCCGGCAGACGTCGTTCGCGGCTGTCGATGTGCTTCCGGAACTCGATGATACAATCGAAATCGTCATCAAGCCCGACGATCTGATCAAACAGACTTTCTGTTCCGGCGGACCGGGTGGACAGCATCAGAATAAAACGCAATCGGGCGTCCGGTGGATTCACGTGCCAACCGGCGTGGCGGCGGAAAGCCGTACCGAGCGCAGCCAGATCAAGAATGCCGAAAACGCCATGACTCTGCTCAAAGCCCGACTGTATCGTATTGAAGAGCAGAAGCAGATGGCTGAGTTCGACAAGCATTATGAGACCAAAGCGGAAGTGGCCTTCGGCAGCCAGATTCGCAGTTACGTTCTGCAGCCTTACACGCTGGTTCGGGACGAACGAGACGGAATCGATGTGAAGACGGCCCAGGTGCTACCCGTCCTGGATGGCGATCTCGATCAGTTCATGCATGCCTATCTGAGACACAAGACGGCTCGGATGCATCGCAAAAAATCGGCTTAACAATCTTTCCCGGCCGATTCCTCCTTTACTCAGATTGGAGGAATCGACCGGCTTGCTTGCTGTCCAAAAGAACTTCTGCTTACGGCCTTTGCGTTATGGATCAGCCCAAGACCAGCTTTTCGTTCGCGATCGCGAATCTCGAACAGACCGAACGTCTGGGTCGCTGGCTGGGAAGTCGCTTATTCCCGAATTCGGTGGTCGCATTGCTGGGCCAACTGGGAGCGGGGAAGACTCATCTCAGTCGGGCAATAGCTCAGGGACTGGAAATTTCCAACGAAAGACTGGTCACCAGTCCCACTTTCGTTCTGATTCAGGAATATCCGGCCCGGCTGCCGATTTTTCACTTCGATGCCTACCGACTGGCCAATCCTCAGGCTTTTCGGGATCTGGGGGTCGATGAATACTACTCCGGCGGCGGCGTCTGCCTGATCGAGTGGGCGGACAGAATCGTTCCGGCGCTGCCCGAACAATATCTGGAAATTCGACTCGAGATTGTGCAGCAAGACGTTCGACTGTGCCAAGTTACGGCAATAGGGGAGCTGTACCGGAAAATCGTGGAGAATTTGCGTCTAGACTGGTCCGACGGACCAGAAGCGTCTTGACATAACTCACTGGCTCCGCATAACTTAAATTTCTCGCTTTCGTTAGGAATCGCTTGATCAATGGCACTTACTTTAGATCAGTACGCGGACGCCTTATTTGCCCGTAAGGACATCATGTTCCCGGCCGCGCCCGATCCCAAACCGATGAAGGCGAAGCCCCATGTGAAAAAGATGACGGGTTTAAAAGCCGTCTTCTGGAATATTTACGGGACGTTGCTGGTCATATCCGAAGGAAATTTTAAGCTCAAAAGCGACATCGAACTGATGCTGAATGTCGCCCTCGATAAAACGATCCACGAATTCAAGATGTGGCAGTCGATGAGCCGCAAGCCGGGCCAGCCGGCCGAATATATGCGGGAGATTTATGACCGCGCCTTGCGGGAAGCCACCATGCTGCCTTCCCGCAACGAGAAATATCCGGAAACCCGATCCGAATTGATCTGGGAAAACATCATCAAACGGCTGCTTCAGAAGGAGTATAAGTTCGACGCCGCAATGTACGGCTCACTGAACCAGTTTACCCAGAAAGTGGCTTTTTTCTTTCACGTGGCGATGCAGGGGGCCGGGGCGTTTCCGGGGGCGGCCGATACGATCCGGAATCTGGAATCGCTGGGAATTGCTCAGGGCTTGTACGCGGATGGCCAGTGTTTTTCGACCGCGCATCTGGGATGGTGCCTCCGCGAGCAGAACAGCACCTTCGATATGGATCTGCTGATTCCCGGCCGGAATCGAAAGATTTCCTGCAATTTCAACGCACGCAAACCTTCGGAAGCCTTTTTGGCCACGGTTACCAGCCATCTGGAATTGTTAAATATTTCTCCAGACCAGGCTCTTCATGTTGGCTGCGACATGAATCGAGATATAATTCCTGCCAAGGCCGCCGGACTTCGCACGGCTCTGTTTGTCGGCGACCGGAACGCTGTTATAGCCTCCCCAGAACAGTTAAAGGACGATTCCACCCGCCCGGATATGTTGCTGACGGAACTGTCGCAACTGAACTTCATACTCGGCTAAAGGATTGCCATATGCCACCGGTACCGTTTATTGAGCCAGCTCAGATAGATTGCTCGAAAATCGTGGCCGATCTCGACGAGATCAAGCGACTTAATCCCCATCGCGATAATATGTTGCAGCTGCACGCCATCGTCTTCCTCGACTTTGAAGCGATGCTCATCGCCGGCTATAAGGATGTCCGTTCCGATGAATTCTGGGTTTCCGGGCACATGCCGGGCTATCCGCTCTTTCCGGGCGTGATGATGTGCGAAGCGGCGGCCCAGATGATTTCCTTTTACACCAAGAAACTCTCACTGTTCGGCGATAATCTTTTGGGACTGGGTGGCTTGGATGGAGCCCGTTTCCGCTACCCCGTTCGTCCAGGCGACCGTCTGCTGATGATAGGCAAAGGCATAAAAGTCAGCCGGCGCATAACCGTTTTCGATGTGCAGGGTTACGTGGGATCGAACCTCTGCTTTGAAGTGCGCGTTTCCGGGGTGCCAATCCCGGGCCAGGAAAACATCAATAAAGTCCTCGAGGCGCCCAAGTCGTGAGACGGATGAAACGGCTGCCCCTGGAAGAGTTGCAGCCTTACTCCTTTCCCGAAGCGGTTCGTGGCGAAGCCCCCCCGCCGGTGGATTGGCAACAAGTATTTGGAAATTCGAATCCCGTTGAGGTGGAAGTCGGGTTCGGCAAAGGGCTATTTCTGCTCACCGCGTCCAGCCAGCACCCGGAGATCAATTACTTCGGTATCGAGATCGTCCGGAAGTATCAGCTGGTAACGGCTACTCGACTGGCACTCAAACAAGTTCGCAACGTGAAAGTGGCTTGCGCCGACGCCAAGATTATGTTCGGACAGCAGATCGCCCCCGGAACCGTCCAGGCAGTGCACATCTACTTCCCCGATCCGTGGTGGAAGAAACGACACAATAAACGCCGTCTGTTTACGCCGGAGTTCGCCTGCGATTGCGGTCGAGTTCTGAAGCTGGGTGGTAAACTGCACCTGGTGACCGATGTGGCCGATTACTTCGCCATGGAACAGGAAACCATGCAGGGATTACCTTCGTTTCGAGAATGCGATGCGATCCCGGAATCTCGCGGCGAGCACGATTTCGACTATCTGACCAATTTCGAGAGGAAGTTTCGAAAAGAAGGGCGACCGATCCATCGGGTGAGCTACGAGAAAGTGGCTTAGTGCAAGGTGGGCGATTTGCGTTAAGCACTCGATGAAACTGGGGGATTCATTTCAACGAGCGATTTCACTTCGGCGAGCATTTCCGTCCTCAAAACGCTTTCGAGTTCGACCAGAATGCGAGCCATGTCGCCGCCATCCATGACGCGGTGATCAAAAGTCATCCGGCAGGCCAGCGAACCATCCGCTTCAAAAATCCCGTAATGCAACGTACTGGTCAGAGGTGTTTCCAGGCTCAAAGCGGTTGCTCCGTGCCCGGCCGTAACGCTGACGCCGTAGGTCCCCGAATTGTAGGCCCGAATTGTACCGTCGCAATTGAGCTGATACCACCAGCCCAGATGTCGCAGCCAGCGCGGCAGCTTGCTCACCCGTACAATTTTGCGCGTAGTACCATGCTTATTCAGCGGATCCTTCTGATACATCAGAATGCGGCCATCAATCTCAGTTAATGGCAATTCATGGGGTTTCCGGATCAGGCAGAAAATCACTCCCAAATCGCCGAGCACATCGCGCTCGATGACCACGCAGGCCACGCTATAGGGATGCTCGTAGAGTCTGGGGCGCGGGAATTTGAGATAAGCCCGGCGGAAGACCGGTATTCGCTGTCCCACGATGGCTAGCGCTTTTGTGAAGATTCCGCACCAACTCGGTTTGATCGAGCAGCAATTGCGAGCCGCCACTAGCTCTGCCAGTTGCATCCTCCTCTCGAAGGGAATCAAAGGGATTTCCCGGCTGAAATCCATCATGTCGCAGACGAATCTTCTGGAAATACTGAGAGAGATGTATCGTCCCATCGATCTCGTCCGCATCGGGTTTTCCTTCGAATCTAGTAAATGATCTTTTTAATTTAATGAGAGAAATACTCGCTTAGCAATGAAACTCCCCGCATTGCGAAAGAAGTTGCTAAACTAATCCGTCAAAAGCCTAAGGGAGAGTAAATCAGATGGATAAGCCGTATACCGCCATTCAGATCGTGATGATGCCTCGGGATACCAATCCGCACGGTACGATCTTCGGCGGCGTCATTCTCAGCTACATCGACATGGCCGGCGCCATAGCGGCCCGGCGGGAAATCGCTCTTCGCGGCGGAGCGAAAGATATCGTTTTTGTCACGGTTGCCATCAATCGCGTCGAATTCAAACAGCCGGTGATGGTGGGGGATGTCGTTCGGTTCGAAACTCATGTCCTGCGCATCGGCCGGACTTCACTAACCATGCACATTAACGTGATCTCGGAGCGCGCGGGAGAGGTCATCCCCGTCACGGATGCGGAAGTCGTTTATGTGGGGATCGATAATTCTCAAGGTAAAAGGACTCCGATAGTGCTTCTGCCGCAGGAATCCTAACCTCGTCGCGTGGCTCGGCGCCGGAAGAACTCATCGGCCAGCGTCCCGAACAGAAGCGTCAATCCGACGATCGCTTTCTGAGCCGCATCGGGAAACTCGGCGAAAACTATGAGTGGATCGAGCACCTTCAGAACCATTGCTCCGAAGATCATTCCGACAACCGTCCCTTCACCGCCTCGCAAACTACAGCCGCCCAGCACGGCCCCCGTGATGGCGAACAACTCCTCGCCTTCTCCAGAGTTGGAAGGCATTACGGATCCCAAATCCAAAAGCAAAAGTACACCGGAGAACGCCGCGAGACCGGAACAAATCACAAAGCCGGCAAATCGAAAGCGGGTGGTCCGGATACCGGCGTATCGGGAGGCCTGTTCGTTGTAACCGATTGCGTAACAATATCGGCCATAGATGCTGAAATGCAGTAATAAACCGATTATTAAGGCCATTCCCAGGAGCCAGATAAACTCCGCGGGAAAGAGCAGTTCTCCACGGGCGTCTTTTCCTATGAATATCCAGCGCAACTGATCGATCGCAGCGGCCGCATCCGGATTGCCCGTCTTGATGGAATTCAAACCAACTGTGTTATCCCAGACTAAACGGGTGAGGCCTCGATAGACGAACAGTCCGCACAAGGTTACGAGAAAGGGCTGTAACTGGAGTTGAGTAATCAGCAGTCCGTGGATCATTCCAATAATCAACCCGCCCCAAACGACTGCCGCGAAGGCCAGGTAAGGGTTCATGTGCCGTTTTTCGATGAGATAGCCGAAACTTACCGAGGCGAGTCCGATTACCGAACCAATGGAAAGATCGATAGCCCCGGTGATGATGAGAACCCCAACACCAAGTGTGGTGATGCCCAGTCGCCCCTGCCGATTGCCGACATCCTGGATAGTGCTCCAGTCGAGGGCATTCGGATTGGAGAAGTAAAGGGCAATGTAGAGGGACACCAATATCGCGAGGACACCAGTAATTCGTACCATTCCGAGAGTATCCTTAATAGCCAACTTTGGATTTTTCGAAGCCTGTAGCCAGATTCATGACCGCTTCTTCGCTGAACTGATCCCGTTCGAGTTCGCCGGTCAATCTGCCTTCATGCAGAACCAGAATGCGATCGCTCATTCCCAAAACTTCTTCCATGTCGGAAGAGATCATCAGAATGGCAATTCCCTGCTGCACCAGGTTATCGATGTTCTGATAGATTTCCTGGCGGGCTCCGACATCCACACCTCGTGTGGGTTCATCCAGGATCAGCACTTTGGGATTTCGGGCCAGCCACTTGGCCAGCACGACCTTCTGCTGATTGCCACCCGACAAGAATCCGACCGGCTGAAATAAATTGGGGGTCTTCACACGCAACCGGGTCACGAACTCTTCATTCAAAGCTTGCTCGGCTTTAAACTTCAAAAAACCGAATGCGCTGAGACTCGGCAGACTGGGGAGACTGATATTGAAGCCGGAGCCTCTTTCCAGAATGAGTCCATGTTTGCGGCGATCCTCGGGAACGAGCAGCAAGCCCCGCTCAACGGAGTCGCTGGGATGGTGAGGCTGGAAGTTCTCGCTATCAATGGAAACTTCCCCGCCGATAATCGGGCGAATCCCGAATAAGGCTTCGGCCAACTCGGTACGGCCCGCACCCACCAGGCCGGCCATACCAGTAATTTCTCCAGCTCGCAACTTGAAAGAGACTGGCGTTTCCGGCCCGCCGCGATAAACGACATTCTTTAACTCGAGAATTGTCTCGCCCGGAAAGCGCTCGCTGCGGGGATGAATGTTTTTCAGATCGCGGCCGACCATATACTTGATGATCGTATCGTGACTGATGTTCTCCCGGGCAATTTCCCCGGCATTTTTGCCATCCCGCAGAACGACGACCCGATCGGCACACCGCTTCACTTCGGCCAACCGGTGCGAAATATAGATGATGGTGACGCCCGCATCTTTGAGGTCGTCGATCACCGTATAAAGCGTGTCGGTTTCTTTCTGGGTGAGACTCGAAGTCGGCTCATCCATGATGATGATGCGGGCATCGAAGGAGAGGGCTCGGGCAATCTCGACCAGTTGCTTCTGCCCGGGCGCCAGAGTTGAGACCGTCTGGTTTACGATACTCTCGTCGAGGCCCACGCGTTTGAGCAGTTTTCGCGACGCATCTCGCATCGCCGACTGATTCAGCCAGATGCCTCCCCGACGAATTTCCCGACCCAAGAACAGGTTGGAAGCCACGCTGAGGTTTTCCGCCAGATTCAATTCCTGGTGGATCAGGCTAACACCGGCCTTCAAAGCGTCGTTCACATTGTTGATGATCTTCAGTTGACCATCGACGTAGATATCGCCTTCATCGACGCTATATACCCCGGCCAGGATTTTCATCAAAGTCGATTTGCCGGCACCATTTTCTCCCACCAGAGCCAGGACTTCACCGGGATAAACCTTCAGTGAGACATTGTCGAGTGCCAGGACGCCAGGGAACTCCTTGCGTACTTCACGAACTTCCAGAATCGGAGAGAGAGAATTCATCCCGACAGGTTAACCGAAATAGACGGGAGCGGCAAAAAGGAAATCCGCCATTTCACTATTCGATTTCGACAAACGCTTCGTTTTGAGCGATCCACTTGCGAAGCTGGGGGAAATCTGCTGAAAGTAGCGTGCAGGAGGGGGAGACTAATTGCTGGAGGGGCTTAACTTTTCCTCACCGTAGGGGGTGGGAAGCGTTTCCAGTGTGGCACCCGAATCGGAGTAATCGTCATTTTTTCGTCGAAAATCGGCGGGCTTCAAGGAGCTAAAGGCCTTTCCATTCTCCAGGGCGCTACCGAGGAATTTGACCTTCCCGAAGGGGTGATCCTTTTCCCGAAACAGTTCCAGCCAGCGATCGGGATCGATCGGCATCGGCGTGAGAGCTTCCGGATTGTCACTGGTCCGCTCGATCAGATTCTGGGTCGTTTTGTCGTAACCGTAAAAATTATCTTTGGAGCCGCGCCAGTTGAAAAGATCCTTCATGAGATTCTCGGTCTCCACATGTTCCATCTTCACCAGCGGAGAAGTACTTCCGGAAGCGGGTATGAAAAGCGATTGCGTACCCAGAGCTTGGATCGGAACAATACCGCATCCTTTCATATCCAATTTTTTGGCCGCCGCGAGGATCTCAAAAAGCGGGCCGGTCAGGTAAGTGGTCGTTCGATGCAAATGGACTTGAGTCGAATTCACGCCGGTGACATCGAGCGTGGTGGGATTGATGTCAATCAGGCTGCCGTTGAGTGCAGCCAGTGTATCTTTCACATCGAGATCGAAGGATCGGCTCGACTTCACGCAAAGGAGTTTGCCTTTACCTCGGATCAGGGAGTTTTCGAATGTAATGCGAGGAATGGGCCATTTCTCCATGCTATCATTCATCATCATTTCATCGCGGGGATCTTCTAGCTGGACTACGGACATGCCGTCCTGATCCTCGAAGGTCACCACGCAATTTTTGAAACTGCACAGTCCACCGCCGGGCAAGGAGACGATCGAGCGAGAAGAATCGTTCTGACCTTTTTCGTTGCGCAGACGGAATTGCAGATTTTCGAAATGGATTTCGCCGCCGGCGATCTTGAACAAAGCCTGTTCCCGCTTCCGACTGGTCAATTGAAGGATCGGTTTGCAGTTTTCATCCGGCCGAATGGTTAATTGAGAATTCGGTTTGTCGAGATCGACCGAGCGTTCGTCGTGAGTGCCATTCCAGTGCAGCAGAATTTCATCCCCCGGTTTCGCTTCCTCGATGGCGTTTCGAAGAGAGCGATATACACCCGCGGGTTGGGTTTCCGTTTCCGGGAGATCCGGTTGAACGATTCGGGTGGAGGCCAGTTTGGCATCAAAAGGTTGTGGCAGGGGTGAATCGTAGAGGGCGCTGCCGAGCATGTTATCCAACCCGAAGACATTCTGAGGCGAGCCTGGAATGCGAAGGGCCGATCGTTTCAGCATCACCCGGAAAGCGGAATTCAGCCGGCTGCGAAGTGGCAATTGCGGATCGTAGAGTTTCTTCAAAGGATCGCGCTGGTCCCACGGGAAACCGACCTGAACGGCTTTGCCATCGACGAACGGCAAATTTTGCTGAGCACATTCGGCAAAACCGAGATTCATGTCTTTCAGTTGCAAAATGGCGGTGTTATGGTAGGCATTGCCGTGAAAGCCGGATCCTCCATCCGACTCTTTCACATAGCCCATACGCGAATCTTTGGATAAATCTCCCAGTTGACGCACCAGAATACCCATGCTGGAAGAGGTTTCATCGCTGGAGCTGAAAATACTCTGGTCCGCGGAGAAGTGGAATGGCACCGAATCGTCCACTTCCAGAAACGATCCCCCTTTCATCATTACGGAGGACATCTTCAATTGAATTTCAGTGGCCTTGCCCGGCCCGATGTCGCCAGAAAGTTTGAAGGCCGCGTCACTCGGGGCAAAGGCGCATTCTCGACAATGCACCTCAGTTGGACCGATCAACCGAATACCGATTTTCGATGGCCCGAAGTAGCATCGATCGAAGGAAAGAGTTGGAGGAAGATCGGCATCGCCGGGAAACTCAATTTGAGCAGTCGGTCCGCTGGTCATATCGACCAAACCGGATGAGGTAGTTACAAAGGCACAGCGATCGGCTTGAAACGATTCGAGAAGCGGCATTTTCCAGGCCGAATTCACCGGTACGCCTTCCCCCGAAATCCACTCGATCTGCACGCCGCGAAGCTTGATTTTCTTGACGGTGTCAGCAATTTGCAGCGTGTGTGGCGAACCCATCCGCTCTTCCAGCGGCGTGGGGATTTTCATAATCAGCAGAGCGGGGCTGACTCCGTCACCGCCATCGAGGACCAGTTGCGATGCGCTGAATTTGAGCGGCTTCACCGGATCGTCCTTGCGGAGCGCCCGGCTAAGATCGTAAGTTTCTCCCGGCTTCAAAACAATCGAGCTGACGCCTTGTTCGATAAGCTTGCGAAGTTCCATTACATTCGAAGCGGTCTGCGGGCCCTCAGAATTGACGTTCGGCGCTGTGTTGCTAGGCTCCGAAGTGTCGGTACTGGAATTCGATTTTTTTTCTTTCTCGGAAACCCAGAAGGGGCCGCTGGCAATCGGTTCTTCTTTGTTGCGAAACCCGCCTAATATCCAAGTGAAAATGCCTAACAGCAAGCTCACGGCAATTACCAGGGCCGTGCGTGAAAAGCGGGGAGGTTCCGGCAGAATCGGTTCGTTATAGGTAAGGTCGCGCGGCAGAGTTTCCACTTTCGCCGAGGAAATGCCAATCTGTTCTTTCTGCGTAAGCAGATAAAGGTGCTGAATCAATTGATCTGGATGCTGATAACGCTGATTGGCATCCTTGGCCATCATGCGAGCCAGGATCATCGTCAACTCTTCGGAGATCAGAGGATTCAACCGGCGGGGGTCAATCGGTTCGGTATTCTGATGAAACTGTAATTTCTGAGTGGCCGTACCCTCCGGCACCGGAGGTCGTCCCGTAATGGCGTGATAAAAGGTGCAGCCCAGTGAGTAAATGTCGGATCGAATGTCGGTCCGACGCGGGTCTATTGCCTGCTCCGGGGAAATATAATCGAAGGTCCCGAGTGTAATCCCGGACTGGGTTATTCCCCCATCGAAAGCCAGATTGTCCATGCTCCTGGCCAAGCCCATATCGACGATTTTTGCTTTACCCTCAGGCGTAATCAAGATGTTCGAGGGCTTGATATCCCGGTGAACGACGCCGCGAGAAGCCGCATGCGACAGACCGGCGGCCACCTGCATCATCAGTGGAACTGCCTCAGCGATTGAAAGGCGACCGCCCACCCGGCTCATGCGCTGACGGAGATTTTCGCCTTCGACGAACTCGAAAGCGATGAAATTGAGCCCCTGATCTTCACCAATGGAATACACCCGCGCGATGTTATCGTTGTCGAGCTTCGCGGCCGCCCGAGCTTCCTGACGAAAACGTTCCAGATGCTCGGAATCCTGGGCCATTTCCGGGGGCAGAATTTTGAGCGCGACAGTCCGGTGCAGGCTGGTATCCAATGCGCGGACGACAGCGGCCATCCCCCCCGTACCAACGGTTTCAATTAACTGGTAAGGCCCTAGCTGACGGCTGGGGATGCGTTCGATGATCCGCTGGTCGAGGGTGATCTTATTTTGGCGGGAAGAGATGATTGTGGGAGCTTCATGAGCATCGACAGGAGAAGGCGACGCCTCGCTTCGCGACTTCTGAGCGGCATCTGAATTCCGCTGCACGTTCGAATCGCCGGGATTAGTCGGTTGCGATGTCAAGTAGTTTGCTACTCGTTAGGTGACTGCAGGCAAGCGAAATTCGCAGCCTCATGCATTTCTTCAACTCTTGTTCTTCCAACAAGTATCGACGTACTGGAACGAAATATGCTGAGCTCTTGTTGGGACACATCGCGATCCCTGCGAATTCGGCCGATGTGGTTCCTCCTTGTCCCAATAGTATCCCGTATTGAAATGCGGCTGTCAAGGGTGTAGACGATTTCTGAAAATGCCGATTGTAAGGATTGTGCAAAGAAGTCCTTCAATCACTATAGAAAGCTCAACTGTGCTGGTCCGAAAAGCCTCTGATTTTCTGCAAGTTTTAGCGGCTCAATGCCTTCTTAGTCCAATCCGTTCAGATTTCAATCGTGTATCATCATGAAGAAGACTCTCGAGGCTACTGAATATGAACGCAG
The genomic region above belongs to Telmatocola sphagniphila and contains:
- a CDS encoding serine/threonine protein kinase; translation: MQRNSDAAQKSRSEASPSPVDAHEAPTIISSRQNKITLDQRIIERIPSRQLGPYQLIETVGTGGMAAVVRALDTSLHRTVALKILPPEMAQDSEHLERFRQEARAAAKLDNDNIARVYSIGEDQGLNFIAFEFVEGENLRQRMSRVGGRLSIAEAVPLMMQVAAGLSHAASRGVVHRDIKPSNILITPEGKAKIVDMGLARSMDNLAFDGGITQSGITLGTFDYISPEQAIDPRRTDIRSDIYSLGCTFYHAITGRPPVPEGTATQKLQFHQNTEPIDPRRLNPLISEELTMILARMMAKDANQRYQHPDQLIQHLYLLTQKEQIGISSAKVETLPRDLTYNEPILPEPPRFSRTALVIAVSLLLGIFTWILGGFRNKEEPIASGPFWVSEKEKKSNSSTDTSEPSNTAPNVNSEGPQTASNVMELRKLIEQGVSSIVLKPGETYDLSRALRKDDPVKPLKFSASQLVLDGGDGVSPALLIMKIPTPLEERMGSPHTLQIADTVKKIKLRGVQIEWISGEGVPVNSAWKMPLLESFQADRCAFVTTSSGLVDMTSGPTAQIEFPGDADLPPTLSFDRCYFGPSKIGIRLIGPTEVHCRECAFAPSDAAFKLSGDIGPGKATEIQLKMSSVMMKGGSFLEVDDSVPFHFSADQSIFSSSDETSSSMGILVRQLGDLSKDSRMGYVKESDGGSGFHGNAYHNTAILQLKDMNLGFAECAQQNLPFVDGKAVQVGFPWDQRDPLKKLYDPQLPLRSRLNSAFRVMLKRSALRIPGSPQNVFGLDNMLGSALYDSPLPQPFDAKLASTRIVQPDLPETETQPAGVYRSLRNAIEEAKPGDEILLHWNGTHDERSVDLDKPNSQLTIRPDENCKPILQLTSRKREQALFKIAGGEIHFENLQFRLRNEKGQNDSSRSIVSLPGGGLCSFKNCVVTFEDQDGMSVVQLEDPRDEMMMNDSMEKWPIPRITFENSLIRGKGKLLCVKSSRSFDLDVKDTLAALNGSLIDINPTTLDVTGVNSTQVHLHRTTTYLTGPLFEILAAAKKLDMKGCGIVPIQALGTQSLFIPASGSTSPLVKMEHVETENLMKDLFNWRGSKDNFYGYDKTTQNLIERTSDNPEALTPMPIDPDRWLELFREKDHPFGKVKFLGSALENGKAFSSLKPADFRRKNDDYSDSGATLETLPTPYGEEKLSPSSN